In Streptomyces alboniger, the following are encoded in one genomic region:
- a CDS encoding DegT/DnrJ/EryC1/StrS family aminotransferase, producing the protein MQVRHLRRLLAAEPVLRRAPDADALEDHISRARQLRSVVQRLARVEEAALTVTDTVASVRDGLHREHLTFDSPVRGSFHATLLAPADARTDGSPGPAVLVIGGRNARLDQLTGDVPPDHPDRNVAEQLAHAGFVTLSFDHGIDGGLDDHRRAGRDEGTLLAHAFTLTGRSLLGALVGDALGALDALTAHPFVDHGRVGLFGHSLGAAVALHTALLAPRQGLPLCAASHLGSYPALYGRLLTGHEGAALPGILEYADLPDLYAAHAPAPLQLQYGTADSSLEPADARAAADRVRSAYGTGEASASVEIHELPMGHGTHVGHAADFFSRTLWDSRPPRADVPAQRIHFEVSQRRAVLDRVDTALASGVLTQGPQVARFEELSRAWTGTGTAAVASGSAALEIALRIIGVAGRTVLAPVNTFFATAAAAVRARATVRFVEIELDGLGMDPDALRAALDRYPDTAAVLPVHIGGIVSPALDGVLAHCRERGVPVVEDAAHAFGATLHGRAAGSFGRFGAFSFFPTKVAVSGEGGLVSARPGDLEQVRRWRDHGKSAPGSTLHDRPGGNWRLSELHAAVGTVDLERFAHTLAARRELAARYDTLLADVPGIRPHTVPPGVGGNFYKYLAYPDPDGPLDRALLKKRLRERHGVSLAGEVYDHLLCDHPYFTGADVQPAALDGPFERARWFARHHIALPLYPSLTEAEQIRVVAALRSELS; encoded by the coding sequence ATGCAAGTACGTCACCTCCGCCGGCTCCTCGCCGCCGAACCCGTCCTGCGCCGCGCCCCTGACGCCGACGCCTTAGAGGACCACATTTCGCGAGCCCGTCAACTCCGCTCCGTCGTGCAGCGGTTGGCCCGCGTCGAGGAAGCGGCCCTCACCGTCACCGACACCGTCGCATCGGTCCGCGACGGACTGCACCGCGAGCACCTGACGTTCGACTCGCCCGTACGCGGCTCCTTCCACGCCACCCTCCTCGCCCCCGCCGACGCCCGGACCGACGGCTCCCCCGGCCCGGCCGTCCTCGTCATCGGCGGGAGGAACGCGCGCCTGGACCAGCTCACCGGCGACGTGCCGCCCGACCACCCGGACCGCAATGTCGCCGAGCAACTGGCGCACGCGGGCTTCGTGACGCTCTCCTTCGACCACGGCATCGACGGCGGCCTCGACGACCACCGCAGGGCCGGGCGGGACGAAGGGACCCTGCTCGCCCACGCGTTCACGCTGACCGGCCGCTCCCTGCTCGGCGCGCTCGTCGGGGACGCCCTGGGCGCGCTCGACGCGCTCACGGCACACCCGTTCGTCGACCACGGCCGCGTAGGCCTCTTCGGCCACAGCCTCGGCGCGGCCGTCGCCCTGCACACCGCTCTCCTCGCCCCCCGCCAAGGCCTCCCGCTCTGCGCGGCGAGCCACCTCGGCAGCTACCCAGCCCTGTACGGACGGCTGTTGACCGGCCACGAGGGAGCGGCGCTCCCCGGCATCCTCGAATACGCCGACCTGCCCGACCTGTACGCGGCGCACGCCCCGGCGCCCCTCCAACTCCAGTACGGCACCGCCGACTCCTCCCTCGAACCGGCCGACGCGCGCGCCGCGGCGGACAGAGTTCGATCGGCGTACGGGACGGGCGAGGCCTCCGCTTCCGTCGAGATCCATGAACTCCCCATGGGCCACGGCACGCATGTGGGCCACGCGGCGGACTTCTTCTCCCGCACCCTGTGGGACTCCCGCCCGCCCCGTGCCGACGTCCCGGCCCAGCGCATCCACTTCGAGGTGTCCCAGCGGCGTGCCGTTCTCGACCGCGTCGATACGGCCCTCGCCTCGGGCGTCCTCACCCAAGGCCCGCAGGTGGCCCGTTTCGAGGAGCTGTCCCGCGCCTGGACCGGCACGGGGACGGCCGCCGTGGCGTCCGGTTCGGCGGCCCTGGAGATCGCGCTGCGGATCATCGGGGTGGCGGGCAGGACCGTGCTCGCGCCCGTCAACACGTTCTTCGCCACGGCCGCGGCGGCGGTGCGCGCGCGGGCCACCGTGCGCTTCGTCGAGATCGAGCTGGACGGACTCGGCATGGACCCGGACGCCCTGCGCGCGGCCCTCGACCGGTATCCCGACACGGCCGCCGTGCTGCCGGTGCACATAGGCGGCATCGTGTCACCGGCGCTCGACGGGGTCCTCGCGCACTGCCGGGAGCGCGGCGTACCCGTGGTGGAGGATGCCGCGCACGCTTTCGGCGCCACCCTGCACGGGCGCGCGGCAGGCAGCTTCGGGCGGTTCGGCGCCTTCTCCTTCTTCCCCACCAAGGTGGCGGTCAGCGGCGAGGGCGGGCTGGTGTCCGCCCGGCCGGGCGACCTGGAACAGGTGCGGCGCTGGCGCGACCACGGCAAGAGCGCCCCGGGCTCCACGCTGCACGACCGTCCCGGCGGCAACTGGCGGCTGAGTGAACTCCACGCCGCCGTCGGCACGGTGGACCTGGAGCGCTTCGCTCACACCCTCGCGGCCCGCCGTGAACTCGCCGCCCGCTACGACACCCTGCTCGCCGACGTCCCGGGAATACGGCCGCACACCGTGCCTCCCGGGGTGGGCGGCAACTTCTACAAGTACCTCGCCTATCCCGACCCCGACGGCCCGCTCGACCGCGCGCTCCTGAAGAAGCGCCTGCGGGAGCGGCACGGGGTGTCCCTCGCCGGTGAGGTCTACGACCATCTGCTGTGCGACCACCCGTACTTCACCGGCGCGGACGTCCAACCTGCCGCCCTCGACGGGCCGTTCGAGCGGGCCCGCTGGTTCGCCCGTCACCACATCGCCCTGCCGCTGTACCCGTCCCTCACGGAAGCCGAGCAGATACGGGTGGTCGCCGCCCTCCGCAGCGAGCTGTCGTGA
- a CDS encoding Gfo/Idh/MocA family protein, with product MRWGIAGYGDVVTRRALPALRALGEEPVALWGRDARRASRIAGRYGVARSGTDPDLLLTGVDAVYVATPVAGHVPLARAVLDAGLPVLVEKPLAGGLGTGGTLDAAGRCAGVAYYRRLAPAVRRLRAELTGWTPERARVRFRSAFAPGARDPMRWRTDPAVSGGGVLADAGSHRVDLLLHLFGRPYEVTARLGDRFPAGAERRAELTLRWRSGLRAQCLLEWGGGPPVDRFELTGGGRAVLLDPLDAGRLARSTGRSLLLPPAPNPHQPLLADFAAAVEAGGTPVCPVAEARLVDDVIVAAERSDAAGAEPVLLRA from the coding sequence GTGAGATGGGGCATCGCCGGATACGGCGACGTCGTGACACGCCGCGCGCTGCCCGCCCTGCGCGCGCTCGGCGAGGAGCCCGTGGCCCTGTGGGGCCGCGATGCGCGGCGTGCGTCGCGCATCGCCGGGCGGTACGGCGTCGCCCGCTCGGGCACCGACCCGGACCTGCTGCTGACGGGCGTCGACGCCGTGTACGTCGCCACGCCCGTCGCGGGCCATGTGCCGCTCGCCCGCGCAGTCCTGGACGCCGGACTCCCGGTCCTGGTCGAGAAGCCCCTCGCCGGGGGCCTCGGCACGGGCGGCACGCTCGACGCGGCCGGACGGTGCGCGGGCGTGGCGTACTACCGCAGGCTCGCGCCCGCCGTACGACGGCTGCGCGCGGAACTCACCGGCTGGACGCCCGAGCGGGCCCGGGTGCGGTTCCGGTCCGCCTTCGCGCCGGGCGCCCGCGATCCGATGCGGTGGCGCACCGACCCGGCCGTCTCGGGCGGCGGAGTACTCGCCGACGCGGGCAGCCACCGGGTCGACCTGCTCCTCCACCTCTTCGGACGCCCGTACGAGGTGACGGCGCGGCTCGGGGACCGCTTCCCCGCAGGCGCGGAGCGGCGGGCCGAACTCACCCTGCGCTGGCGGTCCGGGCTCCGGGCCCAGTGCCTCCTGGAGTGGGGCGGGGGCCCGCCGGTGGACCGCTTCGAGCTGACCGGAGGCGGCCGCGCCGTGCTGCTGGACCCGCTCGACGCGGGGCGGCTCGCGCGGTCGACCGGGCGGTCGCTCCTGCTGCCCCCGGCGCCCAATCCGCACCAGCCGCTGCTCGCCGACTTCGCGGCGGCCGTCGAGGCCGGCGGGACGCCGGTGTGCCCGGTGGCCGAGGCCCGCCTCGTCGACGACGTGATCGTGGCCGCGGAGCGCTCGGACGCGGCGGGCGCCGAGCCGGTCCTGCTCCGCGCCTGA
- a CDS encoding phytanoyl-CoA dioxygenase family protein, whose translation MNLSSNGVPVPFTPDLFGPLRPSADLLAPRDPAALRERLRADGYLYLPGLLDRAEVLRLRGRYFALFPPGLLAAGSAPEDGVFSGEVPARVPEYGVAGHPAYAFVRSVSFDRFVGDPALAALASQLLGGEARMLPRRILRHFHRGTRRASRAHVDFDYMDRGSPGVVTLWIPVGDCPPRTGALVYLEGSHRLPREEYAPLRDVTDRPGDRRQICHDLELTARTLGRRWLWADFAAGDVMVHVPHIIHASLDTTTDAMRLSIDARFVRRGDTPDPRWLRPWSADDGA comes from the coding sequence GTGAACCTGTCGTCGAACGGCGTACCCGTCCCCTTCACACCGGACCTCTTCGGCCCCCTGCGCCCCAGCGCCGACCTGCTGGCGCCGAGGGATCCGGCAGCGCTCCGCGAGCGGCTGCGCGCCGACGGCTATCTGTATCTGCCGGGGCTCCTCGACCGGGCTGAGGTCCTGCGGCTGCGCGGGCGGTACTTCGCACTGTTCCCGCCGGGCCTGCTCGCGGCGGGCAGCGCCCCCGAGGACGGGGTGTTCTCCGGTGAGGTGCCCGCGCGCGTTCCGGAGTACGGGGTCGCGGGGCATCCGGCGTACGCGTTCGTGCGCTCCGTGTCCTTCGACCGGTTCGTCGGCGACCCGGCCCTCGCCGCGCTCGCCTCCCAACTCCTCGGCGGCGAAGCACGGATGCTCCCGCGCCGCATACTGCGCCACTTCCACCGGGGCACCCGCCGGGCCTCCCGTGCCCATGTCGACTTCGACTACATGGACCGGGGCTCGCCTGGCGTCGTCACCCTGTGGATCCCCGTGGGCGACTGCCCGCCGCGGACCGGCGCGCTCGTGTACCTGGAGGGCTCCCACCGGCTGCCGCGCGAGGAGTACGCCCCCCTGCGCGATGTCACCGACCGGCCGGGCGACCGCCGCCAGATCTGCCACGACCTGGAACTCACCGCCCGCACGCTGGGCCGCCGCTGGCTGTGGGCGGACTTCGCGGCGGGCGACGTGATGGTGCACGTGCCGCACATCATCCACGCGTCCCTGGACACCACGACGGACGCGATGCGGCTCTCCATAGACGCGCGTTTCGTGCGCCGCGGCGACACGCCCGATCCGCGCTGGCTGCGGCCCTGGTCGGCGGACGACGGAGCGTGA
- a CDS encoding MFS transporter produces the protein MPRRRRKPTTRPRQRPRRPRPIPLLALSHACVDVYQGAVAALVPFFVAERAYSYAAASGIVLAASLLSSVVQPLFGALTDKWAMPWLLPVSTLVGGAGVALAGVGGSYGLTLLVVAVSGIGVAAYHPEAARVARQASRGSHTAMSWFSLGGNLGFATAPLLTAAIVATGGLRASPLLVVPALAGAALCVAALRSIRAREAAVPEKTAPSPVLAGDDWPSFLRLSGAVVCRSVVFTGLSTFIALYVRQRTGGGEVAGTVALFVLYLGGAIGTVAGGKLAARYGRLPVVRWSYALTVLAVAGVVLAPGLTRGPGLAPGPVLLLFVALASAGLYVPFSLHITLGQDYLPHRVGTASGVTLGLTVSIGGLASPLIGALADATSLRTALAPLIALPAFGWLLVRALREPDAEAVRGD, from the coding sequence CTGCCCCGTCGGCGACGGAAGCCCACCACCCGCCCCCGGCAGCGCCCCCGGCGCCCACGCCCGATCCCCCTCCTCGCCCTGAGCCACGCCTGCGTCGACGTCTACCAAGGGGCCGTCGCCGCGCTCGTGCCCTTCTTCGTGGCCGAGCGCGCCTACAGCTACGCCGCCGCGTCCGGCATCGTGCTCGCCGCGTCCCTGCTCTCCTCCGTCGTGCAGCCGCTGTTCGGCGCGCTCACCGACAAGTGGGCCATGCCGTGGCTGCTGCCGGTCAGCACGCTGGTGGGAGGGGCCGGGGTCGCCCTCGCCGGGGTCGGCGGCAGCTACGGTCTGACGCTGCTCGTCGTCGCCGTGTCAGGCATCGGCGTCGCCGCCTACCACCCGGAGGCCGCCCGCGTGGCACGGCAGGCGAGCCGCGGCAGCCACACCGCCATGAGCTGGTTCTCCCTCGGCGGCAACCTCGGCTTCGCGACCGCGCCCCTGCTGACCGCCGCCATCGTCGCCACGGGCGGCCTGCGCGCCTCGCCGCTCCTGGTGGTCCCCGCCCTCGCCGGGGCGGCGCTCTGCGTGGCCGCGCTGCGGAGCATCAGGGCCCGCGAGGCCGCCGTACCCGAGAAGACGGCGCCGAGCCCCGTCCTCGCCGGGGACGACTGGCCGTCCTTCCTCAGGCTGTCCGGCGCCGTCGTCTGCCGCTCGGTCGTCTTCACCGGACTCAGCACCTTCATCGCGCTCTACGTGCGCCAGCGCACCGGCGGCGGAGAAGTCGCGGGCACCGTCGCGCTGTTCGTGCTCTACCTCGGCGGCGCGATCGGCACGGTGGCGGGCGGGAAGCTCGCCGCCCGCTACGGACGCCTCCCGGTGGTGCGATGGTCGTACGCGCTGACGGTCCTCGCGGTGGCGGGCGTCGTCCTCGCCCCGGGCCTCACCCGAGGGCCAGGCCTCGCACCGGGGCCGGTGCTGCTCCTCTTCGTGGCCCTCGCCTCAGCGGGCCTGTACGTGCCGTTCTCCCTGCACATCACCCTCGGCCAGGACTATCTGCCCCACCGCGTGGGCACCGCGAGCGGGGTCACGCTGGGCCTGACGGTGAGCATCGGCGGCCTCGCGAGTCCTCTCATCGGCGCCCTCGCCGACGCCACCTCCCTGCGGACCGCGCTGGCACCCCTGATCGCGCTGCCCGCCTTCGGCTGGCTCCTGGTGCGTGCCCTGCGTGAGCCCGACGCGGAGGCGGTCCGGGGCGACTGA
- a CDS encoding collagenase, whose protein sequence is MSQLRPRRTLRGSALAGAIAATLCVTAVQYGHAAGPAPAPTSKSTASPNRAAGPNPLDVVDRRAKAPAPGAYKIPAPGGLAGGGTPGARTPKPEGRAATGPKGSPKAAPCTLDGVAGLSPERFADFLADPAVTADGCLRTLVWTWDRRLAPVMSDAHVQAVSGRVARLAAAHDGKNGSNLLEMLTYLHAVAYQDFSHDEIDVTDGPTVDAMRRAVAAFGTAPRTFDVTRTNAESLREALYAASAPGLRHHQLPLIKRVLTVMDAAHPETAKDASWAGSALAALSLSYLGVYPGNKDTAFHAAVRADPSYRAAFKAFAGHTHLKGTANAWVVRDALSEYGRFGQIDGLRSEIVSGLGGLVGVTTRNFGEGSAPWSKVALWLNEYEACAPYKVCKADIERRLFPSTFTYDKGGMKVRTALDRKTVDQLYYASKQVKAQFHRVLGTQEPLAGDPNTGLTTVLYASRADYENYHPLLTGMDTNNGGVYIERGATFYTYQRRVPQDSTLTLEELFRHEYTHYLNGRWAVPGFFGEGPWYEGDRTTAMDEGTAEFFDGATRDDGIKVRKSLVQGVIDDTANGGPRMTVDQILHATYEGDGFRFYDYAGTFFEFLWTERPSLIKEMYGHLRADDPAAFDAWRDRLGKDGGLQTAYDSFLDKQIAQVDDLFVPDTKYVPVDRLRDTTAAQVRGSFKATTGIAPECRSNGAPPRPRYTCTGRITARLSAAGDPDAVFKDMSETVDYYLLDRSRAGHNNLADMNCSFGKVDIWSDGRGGSADFDCEGPLRG, encoded by the coding sequence GTGTCCCAGCTACGTCCACGAAGAACCCTGCGCGGATCCGCGCTCGCCGGCGCGATAGCGGCGACCCTCTGTGTCACGGCCGTCCAGTACGGACACGCGGCCGGTCCCGCCCCCGCCCCGACCTCCAAGAGCACGGCCTCCCCGAACAGGGCCGCCGGGCCGAACCCCTTGGACGTGGTCGACCGCAGGGCGAAGGCCCCCGCACCGGGCGCCTACAAGATCCCGGCGCCCGGCGGACTCGCGGGCGGCGGCACGCCGGGCGCCCGCACCCCCAAGCCCGAGGGCAGAGCAGCGACGGGGCCCAAGGGCTCCCCCAAGGCAGCCCCCTGCACCCTCGACGGCGTCGCCGGCCTCTCGCCCGAGCGGTTCGCCGACTTCCTCGCCGATCCGGCCGTCACAGCGGACGGCTGTCTGCGCACCCTCGTCTGGACCTGGGACCGGCGGCTCGCCCCCGTCATGTCGGACGCGCACGTCCAGGCCGTCTCCGGCCGCGTCGCCCGGCTCGCGGCCGCCCACGACGGCAAGAACGGCAGCAACCTCCTGGAGATGCTCACGTATCTCCACGCCGTCGCCTACCAGGACTTCTCGCACGACGAGATCGACGTCACCGACGGCCCGACCGTCGACGCCATGCGCCGTGCCGTCGCCGCCTTCGGCACGGCCCCCCGCACCTTCGACGTGACCCGCACCAACGCCGAGTCGCTGCGTGAGGCGCTGTACGCGGCGAGCGCACCCGGTCTGCGCCATCACCAACTCCCCCTGATCAAGAGGGTGCTGACCGTCATGGACGCCGCGCACCCCGAAACGGCGAAGGACGCCTCCTGGGCCGGATCCGCACTCGCCGCGCTCTCCCTGAGCTACCTCGGTGTGTACCCCGGCAACAAGGACACCGCCTTCCACGCGGCCGTCAGGGCCGACCCCTCCTACCGTGCCGCCTTCAAGGCCTTCGCGGGCCACACCCACCTCAAGGGCACCGCCAACGCCTGGGTGGTGCGCGACGCGCTGAGCGAGTACGGCAGGTTCGGCCAGATCGACGGGCTCAGGAGCGAGATCGTCTCCGGTCTCGGCGGACTCGTCGGCGTCACCACCCGCAACTTCGGGGAGGGCAGCGCCCCTTGGTCCAAGGTCGCTCTTTGGCTCAACGAGTACGAGGCCTGCGCGCCGTACAAGGTGTGCAAGGCGGACATCGAGCGCCGCCTCTTCCCGAGCACGTTCACCTACGACAAGGGCGGGATGAAGGTCCGCACGGCGCTCGACCGCAAGACCGTCGATCAGCTCTACTACGCGAGCAAGCAGGTCAAGGCGCAGTTCCACCGCGTACTCGGCACCCAGGAGCCGCTGGCCGGTGACCCCAACACCGGACTGACGACGGTTCTTTACGCCTCACGGGCCGACTACGAGAACTACCACCCGCTGCTCACCGGGATGGACACGAACAACGGCGGCGTCTACATCGAGCGCGGCGCGACCTTCTACACCTACCAGCGGCGCGTCCCGCAGGATTCGACGCTGACCCTGGAAGAACTGTTCCGCCACGAGTACACGCACTACCTCAACGGCCGCTGGGCGGTCCCCGGCTTCTTCGGCGAGGGCCCCTGGTACGAGGGCGACCGGACCACCGCGATGGACGAGGGCACCGCGGAGTTCTTCGACGGCGCCACCCGCGACGACGGCATCAAGGTCCGCAAGTCGCTGGTCCAGGGCGTCATCGACGACACGGCGAACGGCGGCCCCCGGATGACCGTCGACCAGATCCTGCACGCCACGTACGAAGGGGACGGCTTCCGCTTCTACGACTACGCGGGCACGTTCTTCGAGTTCCTGTGGACCGAACGCCCCTCGCTGATCAAGGAGATGTACGGGCATCTGCGCGCCGACGACCCGGCGGCCTTCGACGCCTGGCGCGACCGGCTCGGCAAGGACGGCGGGTTGCAGACCGCGTACGACTCGTTCCTCGACAAGCAGATCGCGCAGGTCGACGACCTGTTCGTCCCCGACACGAAGTACGTGCCGGTCGACCGGCTGCGCGACACCACGGCCGCCCAGGTCCGCGGCTCCTTCAAGGCGACGACGGGCATCGCGCCCGAGTGCCGTTCCAACGGCGCTCCGCCGCGCCCGCGCTACACCTGCACGGGGCGGATCACGGCCCGTCTGAGTGCGGCCGGTGATCCCGACGCCGTCTTCAAGGACATGTCGGAGACGGTGGACTACTACCTGCTCGACCGGTCCCGGGCGGGCCACAACAACCTGGCGGACATGAACTGCTCGTTCGGGAAGGTGGACATCTGGTCCGACGGCCGCGGGGGCAGCGCGGACTTCGACTGCGAGGGCCCGCTGAGGGGCTGA
- a CDS encoding glycoside hydrolase family 3 protein codes for MASSSDPTLEHLANSVLQPGFEGTTAPDWVRRRISEGLRSVVLFARNIQSPEQVARLTASLRAENPDLIVAIDEEAGDVTRLEAWTGSSRPGNLALGAVDDIDLTERVAHDIGRDLHAAGVSLNFAPSADVNSNPLNPVIGVRSFGSRTDLVSRHTAAWIRGLQGAGVAACAKHFPGHGDTVVDSHYGLPQVRGSAEEIARTALPPFIAAMEAGVRAVMTAHLLAPAYDPDLPATLSRPILADLLRGELGFDGLLVTDGIEMGAVTDRYGIDGATVRAVAGGVDAVCVGGESAGEDTVDLLATALVKAVLDGMLPEERLAAASARVRDFAAWSGAQSRAVARAARDSGIGLVAARRAVRVRYRCGTVLPLAGAPHVVELSPTMNLAIDGHTPWGIAEPLRALRPGTTSVRLTEPELTHTCDLLDSEALAPAAGRALVVVVRDAARHRWMTDTLHRLLRSRPDALVVEMGVPAGDTLGAAHLITHGATRVSGIAAAELLVGAGA; via the coding sequence ATGGCATCGAGCAGTGACCCGACTCTGGAGCACCTCGCCAACTCCGTGCTACAGCCCGGCTTCGAGGGCACCACGGCCCCCGACTGGGTACGCCGCAGGATCTCCGAGGGCCTGCGCTCCGTCGTACTGTTCGCGCGCAACATCCAGAGCCCCGAGCAGGTCGCGCGGCTCACCGCCTCCCTGCGCGCGGAGAATCCCGATCTGATCGTCGCCATCGACGAGGAGGCGGGGGACGTGACCCGGCTGGAGGCGTGGACCGGCTCGTCGCGTCCCGGCAATCTGGCCCTCGGCGCGGTCGACGACATCGATCTGACCGAGCGCGTGGCCCATGACATCGGCCGTGATCTGCACGCGGCGGGCGTCTCGCTCAACTTCGCGCCCAGCGCGGACGTGAACTCCAACCCCCTCAACCCTGTGATCGGCGTACGCTCGTTCGGCTCCCGCACCGATCTCGTCTCCCGGCACACGGCCGCCTGGATCCGCGGTCTGCAAGGGGCCGGCGTCGCCGCCTGCGCCAAGCACTTCCCCGGGCACGGCGACACGGTTGTCGACTCGCACTACGGCCTTCCGCAGGTGCGGGGCTCCGCGGAGGAGATCGCGCGCACCGCGCTGCCGCCGTTCATCGCGGCGATGGAGGCGGGCGTCCGCGCTGTGATGACCGCGCATCTGCTGGCTCCCGCGTACGACCCCGACCTGCCGGCGACCCTCAGCCGCCCCATCCTGGCGGACCTGCTGCGCGGGGAGCTGGGCTTCGACGGGCTGCTGGTCACCGACGGCATCGAGATGGGTGCCGTCACCGACCGCTACGGCATCGACGGCGCGACGGTCCGCGCGGTCGCGGGCGGCGTGGACGCGGTGTGCGTGGGTGGCGAGAGCGCCGGGGAGGACACGGTCGACCTGCTCGCCACGGCCCTGGTGAAGGCCGTGCTCGACGGCATGCTCCCCGAGGAGCGGCTGGCCGCGGCGAGCGCCCGCGTGCGCGACTTCGCGGCCTGGTCCGGCGCACAATCGCGGGCCGTGGCGCGCGCCGCGCGGGACTCCGGCATCGGCCTGGTCGCGGCGCGCCGCGCGGTCCGCGTCCGCTACCGCTGCGGAACGGTGCTGCCGCTGGCCGGGGCACCCCACGTCGTGGAGCTGTCCCCGACGATGAACCTCGCCATCGACGGCCACACTCCCTGGGGCATCGCCGAACCCCTGCGCGCCCTGCGCCCGGGCACGACGTCCGTACGCCTCACAGAACCCGAACTCACCCACACCTGCGACCTCCTGGACAGCGAGGCGCTGGCCCCGGCCGCGGGGCGTGCCCTGGTGGTCGTGGTCCGCGACGCGGCCCGCCACCGCTGGATGACGGACACCCTGCACCGCCTCCTGCGCAGCCGCCCCGACGCGCTGGTCGTCGAGATGGGCGTGCCCGCGGGCGACACGCTCGGTGCCGCCCATCTGATCACGCACGGCGCGACCCGCGTGTCGGGGATCGCGGCGGCGGAGCTGCTGGTGGGGGCCGGCGCCTGA
- a CDS encoding zinc-dependent alcohol dehydrogenase, giving the protein MRRYELVGRRDIRLVTDVAVPDPGPLEVLVRVHACTVCNRSDLAYFHYHGLREHCSQGCFGHEIAGVVEATGAGVSRVVPGQRVFVRTPLTTGYADYALAREISVGVLPDAVPFEQGAILQLLPLAVHATRGIRLGDRVAIVGQGPVGQLALRVAVARGAAETVAVDLDDWRLERSSAAGADAVRRVDGSREQLAAVGADFDVAIDAVGTPTTLNACVELVCQNGLVVLLGTHHIDTHVSVDLVTWERKGLRVHSSAEPVDTARADALAVAERLAHRRVAALRLADLHTHTYPLDELPKALEQLSASRALYPDGERAPYDGPPRETLKVAIIP; this is encoded by the coding sequence ATGCGCAGATACGAACTCGTCGGCAGGCGCGACATCAGGCTGGTCACCGACGTGGCGGTGCCGGACCCGGGGCCGCTGGAAGTCCTCGTCCGCGTCCACGCCTGCACGGTCTGCAACCGCAGCGACCTCGCCTACTTCCACTACCACGGGCTGCGCGAGCACTGCTCCCAGGGCTGTTTCGGTCACGAGATCGCCGGAGTCGTCGAGGCGACCGGCGCGGGCGTGAGCCGGGTCGTGCCCGGCCAGCGGGTCTTCGTACGGACGCCGCTCACCACCGGATACGCCGACTACGCGCTGGCCCGCGAGATCTCCGTGGGGGTGCTCCCCGACGCCGTCCCCTTCGAGCAGGGCGCGATCCTGCAACTGCTGCCGCTCGCCGTGCACGCCACCCGCGGCATCCGCCTCGGCGACCGCGTCGCGATCGTCGGCCAGGGGCCCGTCGGCCAGCTGGCACTGCGCGTGGCGGTGGCCCGCGGCGCCGCCGAGACCGTCGCCGTCGACCTCGACGACTGGCGCCTTGAGCGGTCGTCCGCCGCGGGCGCCGACGCGGTGCGCCGGGTGGACGGCAGCCGTGAGCAACTGGCCGCCGTCGGTGCCGACTTCGACGTCGCGATCGACGCGGTCGGCACCCCGACCACCCTCAACGCCTGCGTGGAACTCGTATGCCAGAACGGCCTCGTCGTCCTCCTCGGCACCCATCACATCGACACACACGTCAGCGTCGACCTGGTCACCTGGGAGCGCAAGGGACTGCGGGTGCACAGCTCCGCCGAACCCGTCGACACCGCGCGAGCGGACGCGCTCGCCGTCGCCGAACGCCTCGCCCACCGCCGCGTCGCCGCCCTGCGCCTGGCCGACCTCCACACCCACACCTACCCCCTCGACGAACTCCCGAAGGCCTTGGAGCAGCTCTCCGCCAGCCGCGCCCTGTACCCCGACGGCGAGCGCGCCCCCTACGACGGGCCGCCCCGCGAGACGCTGAAGGTCGCGATCATCCCGTGA